The sequence GGGTGCAACGTACCCAGCCCTGACCAGCCTTAGTTATTCGTCTGGATAATGGTCGAGGTGTTGTTGTTACCCATTTGTGATACATTAGCCTCGTTGCCCACCGTTGTGGCTACTTGCGTGACGGTCAGGGCATTGTTGTTACCCATCTGTACCGAGAAGGAATCTTCAACACCATTGGCCGCCCGCAGCCGGTTGGTTATCGCCGATGATGAACCACCAGTCTGCGAAATCGTCGCCAGGTTATTGCTGCCGCTCTGCAATAGGCGGGCTTCGTTGAAGCTACCGTCCTGCGTCATGCTGGCGGTGTTGTCGTTGGATGGCAACGGCGTGCCCACTTCACCCTGCCGGATAAAGGCAATGTTGCTCGAACCTGATAGCTGATTGATCATGGCGTCGTTGCCGGTACCACTTCCATCGACGTCACTGCCACCAACCTGATAAATCGTGGCCGTGTTACCGATACCTGTGCCGCCCTGCATAATGCTCGCCTCGGCATTAGCCGACCCATCCGTCTGGACAATCAGCGCCTGTTTGTCAGAACCGCCGTTCTGCGTTACGGTAGCGTCGTTCTCCACGCCACTCTGGAAAATGTTGGCGTATTGATTGGTACCCGACACTTGGCTGATCGTTGCCGTACCACCCGTAGCCGACGTACCCAGCGTGACGCCAAACTCGAGCGTGACCGCATTCCCATCGGCATCGAAGGCATCGGGGCGTGCCTGACTAATGCGCGCATTGTGCCCCGAACCACCCAGTTGGCTGATCGTTGCCTCGTTGTCATTGGCCGTTACGTTTACACCGCCTGCCCCACCACGGCCCTGATCGATCACGGCATCGGAGCCACTGATCCCGTCGGCCTGCGTGATCGTACCCGTGTTGCCACTACCGATTGCACCGCCATCACCCGCGTTTACGCCCAGGATCTGCGACAATTGGGCGTAGTTGCCGCTACCGCCCTGCGTAATGCTGCCCGTGTTATTCGACGACGTTGAGTTGCCCCCAAATCCTTGGTAGATTCGGGCTTCGCTCCCCGATGCGTTCGCCGTTTGCTCGATCGTGGCCTCATCAAGTGCTGAGGAGGCGATCCACCCTTGAATGATCATCGCCGTACCATTCACCCCTGCCTGATTGATGGTCGCCTCGCTATTGCTGGCTGAGGAGGCGATCCCAATCACCCCCTGATCGATCCGCGCCGTGTTACCCGTGTTCGACTGCGTTATGCTCGCCATACTCCCTGTGGCCGTGCCAAATTCAGACCCTTGCGTCACGGTCGCGGTGTTACCAGCCGCCGACTGGGTTACGTTGGCCATATTTCCGTCGGCATTACCAGCCTGAGCATTGGCACCATCGGCATCCGAATCCACATCAGAACCCTGATCGATGCGAGCCGTATTATTATTGGCCGTTTGACTGATGAAGGCTTCGTTACCAATCGATGACCCGCCCGGAACAGCCGTTGTCGGCTTACCCTGATTGATCGTAGCAGTATTACCGCTCACAGGCCCACTGGCAACACCTGACTCTGCAAATCCCTGGTAAATGTCAGCCGTGTTGCTTGACGAGTTATTTGACTGGTTAACCGTACCGGTGTTAGCCGTACCACCCGCATTGTTCTGGTAGATTTCGCCGTTGTTACCCTGGCTGCCGTTACTCTGATTTACCGTTGTAGTGCCTAGCGTGCCCAGTTGTAAGGTTCCGGCAAAATTGCCTGTCCCTGCTGCATTGTTGACTGCTGCTGCCGTATTGGCCACGCCACTAACGCCGTCTAAGCCTGCATTTTGATTAATAGTACTCGTAAGATTCCCTCCCAGCTGAGCAGAGAAGGCCCGGTTTCCCTGAGATGCGTTGGTCCCGCTTCCGTTTTGCCGAATCGTGGCCGAGTTGGTAACCGTGTTTGGCGAGCCAGACTGTCCCTGGATGGTGATGGCGTAATTACCATAGTTGGCCGCGCCGCCAGCCCCCTGGTTTTGTTGAATCGTTGAGTTTTGGAGGTTACCAACCTGTTGGGACTGAGCTGTCTGGGCAGTACCCGCCTGGTTAATGGTCGAACTATTCTGGGCAAAGGATGCCGTAGCAAAGGCT comes from Fibrella aestuarina BUZ 2 and encodes:
- a CDS encoding beta strand repeat-containing protein; this translates as MKKIILTGAALVAFATASFAQNSSTINQAGTAQTAQSQQVGNLQNSTIQQNQGAGGAANYGNYAITIQGQSGSPNTVTNSATIRQNGSGTNASQGNRAFSAQLGGNLTSTINQNAGLDGVSGVANTAAAVNNAAGTGNFAGTLQLGTLGTTTVNQSNGSQGNNGEIYQNNAGGTANTGTVNQSNNSSSNTADIYQGFAESGVASGPVSGNTATINQGKPTTAVPGGSSIGNEAFISQTANNNTARIDQGSDVDSDADGANAQAGNADGNMANVTQSAAGNTATVTQGSEFGTATGSMASITQSNTGNTARIDQGVIGIASSASNSEATINQAGVNGTAMIIQGWIASSALDEATIEQTANASGSEARIYQGFGGNSTSSNNTGSITQGGSGNYAQLSQILGVNAGDGGAIGSGNTGTITQADGISGSDAVIDQGRGGAGGVNVTANDNEATISQLGGSGHNARISQARPDAFDADGNAVTLEFGVTLGTSATGGTATISQVSGTNQYANIFQSGVENDATVTQNGGSDKQALIVQTDGSANAEASIMQGGTGIGNTATIYQVGGSDVDGSGTGNDAMINQLSGSSNIAFIRQGEVGTPLPSNDNTASMTQDGSFNEARLLQSGSNNLATISQTGGSSSAITNRLRAANGVEDSFSVQMGNNNALTVTQVATTVGNEANVSQMGNNNTSTIIQTNN